One Salmo trutta chromosome 12, fSalTru1.1, whole genome shotgun sequence genomic region harbors:
- the LOC115204730 gene encoding early endosome antigen 1, with translation MLRYSSPGSVITTEDSPEQPSERRIRRLRLTLHTGDNEQNETKKPTSDTREEKVVNGTWKKKNRLIQRERPAGSESPVQQLRAATNGELEMSLQRQHGPKVYGVLQRTGSDRQQEVMACEWSVNHLRDEMRYIREVRDSLEKVRERMYSQSGGMQQSMQKLSQDIRTANSQRKTLEKEVRVRTAAMDSFDQMNSSLISANIDLQKSLLESCHNRVDSRDEMKSLRSSFQQAEERLKERERQLELAQAENCTLKLKVESSQEANSHAVQEVTARLQRQYEERLQEEQRKHREEIEKLQAQIDKYIRRLEEAEKNAKIAEAKIAERDQRISEVERLLDCMGQERGHLQNKLQECEQRLRSMEVTYKTDATVAKSSQKLEEEAGELRERIKHLNDMVFCQQRKVKCMIEEVESLRAKLAQKDMFISELLDRIAIVECENNELEDKLKYFMSVQSVPREVVQTREIGVGCDLLPRPEIQGYEVETNVQPPAAQYQPRPTPIHPSSTEYLGQSRTFRSGPPPPSRLESSLLRYSPPEYSRYLSTNSSRSFGTLTSPTLSSSGPLSPDQSSTEESASVPITDTASSPEVDISAPSCSQARSSPSKINTPFMKLMEITAKINIEVQSFGWDVKWESWLSVVTKDPMALILTMFSSSWAAPSERQGQVGDLKTKSKEELAELLSRQDTLFSNKRFIQTLPDKGKKISDFAERLCLALAHNEEEERKQGMLSSVRTELQSKYQQALTQRQRGSQNKPGTSQHRRQAGDTAPGNVQELDVSPLSPNVQESKTVDTLQEDSVSKVSAAETMEMAQAGGDAGASLDSDRTKESDLAEALQRVTLSDHSTGSSGSPKDTFNRPATGNPFLGRQPQKKPHYIEVLERTEKDPAMRRQKYKPNQFAHNTDGSPSGSLSPSQSPGGLLPSPVLSVEARRERDRKHIDDITAARLPLLHYNPAQLLTLEQSADLLLEQTRKHQELQAKLAAQKLSEGLRFSTGSYVVEGGPLGAYREVHDDGAQLSSEED, from the exons CGAGAGGAGAAGGTTGTCAATGGAACATGGAAGAAGAAGAACAGACtcatccagagagagaggccagctggCAGTGAGTCACCTGTACAG CAGCTCAGAGCAGCGACCAATGGGGAGCTAGAGATGTCGCTGCAGCGGCAGCACGGGCCCAAGGTGTACGGTGTGTTGCAGAGGACAGGCTCGGACAGACAGCAGGAAGTGATGGCGTGCGAGTGGTCTGTCAATCACCTGAGGGATGAGATGAGGTACATCAGGGAG GTGAGAGATTCCCTGGAGAAGGTCAGAGAGCGGATGTACAGCCAGTCTGGAGGAATGCAACAGTCGATGCAGAAACTATCACAAGACATCAGG ACTGCCAACTCCCAGAGGAAGACTCTGGAGAAAGAGGTGAGGGTTCGGACTGCAGCCATGGACAGCTTCGACCAGATGAACAGCTCCCTTATATCTGCCAACATTGACCTCCAG AAATCTCTACTAGAGAGCTGTCACAATCGTGTGGACTCCCGGGATGAGATGAAGAGTCTAAGAAGCTCCTTTCAGCAGGCCGAGGAGAggctgaaggagagggagaggcagctGGAACTTGCCCAGGCTGAGAACTGCACACTCAAACTGAAG GTGGAGTCGTCTCAGGAGGCCAACAGCCATGCAGTGCAGGAGGTGACAGCGAGGCTACagagacagtatgaggagagacttcaggaggagcagaggaaacacagagaggagatagagaagcTACAG GCCCAAATTGACAAGTATATTAGGCGATTAGAGGAGGCAGAGAAGAATGCTAAGATTGCGGAGGCCAAGATCGCTGAAAGGGACCAGAGGATCAGTGAGGTGGAGCGCCTGCTGGACTGTATGGGACAG GAAAGGGGCCATCTTCAGAATAAACTGCAGGAATGTGAACAGCGTCTACGCTCGATGGAGGTGACATACAAAACAGATGCAACTGTAGCAAAGAG TTCTCAAAAGTTGGAAGAGGAGGCAGGGGAGCTCCGTGAGAGAATCAAACACCTGAATGACATGGTGTTCTGTCAGCAGAGGAAGGTCAAATGCATGATAGAGGAG GTTGAATCATTACGAGCTAAATTGGCACAGAAGGACATGTTCATCTCAGAGCTTCTGGACAGAATTGCTATTGTGGAGTGTGAG AATAATGAGTTAGAAGACAAGCTGAAGTATTTTATGTCTGTACAGAGTGTGCCAAGGGAAGTTGTGCAAACCAGAGAGATAGGAGTGGGCTGTGATCTGCTCCCCAG ACCTGAAATACAGGGGTATGAGGTTGAAACTAATGTCCAACCTCCAGCAGCACAATACCAACCCAGACCAACCCCAATCCATCCCTCTTCTACAGAATACCTAGGACAGTCTAGGACATTCAGATCAGGTCCACCGCCACCCAGCAGACTGGAGTCTAGTTTACTGAGGTACTCTCCTCCTGAGTACAGTAGGTATCTGTCAACCAACTCCTCAAGATCCTTTGGAACACTAACCAGTCCAACGCTGTCTTCGTCTGGCCCTCTAAGCCCTGATCAGTCCAGTACAGAAGAGTCTGCCTCAGTTCCAATCACAGATACAGCCTCAAGTCCAGAGGTGGACATCTCAGCCCCATCCTGTTCTCAAGCAAGATCAAGCCCATCCAAAATCAACACACCTTTCATGAAACTTATGGAGATAACAGCAAAGATTAACATTGA ggtgcaATCTTTTGGCTGGGATGTTAAATGGGAGTCCtggctctctgtggtcactaaagatcccatggcacttatt CTAACAATGTTCTCGTCATCGTGGGCAGCTCCATCAGAACGCCAGGGGCAGGTGGGGGATCTTAAAACCAAGAGCAAAGAAGAACTTGCTGAATTACTGTCACGCCAAGATACATTATTCTCTAACAA GAGGTTCATACAGACCCTTCCAGACAAAGGGAAGAAGATTTCAGACTTTGCAGAGAGATTATGCCTTGCTCTTGCCCACaatgaagaagaggagaggaagcaaGGTATGCTGTCATCTGTCAGGACAGAGCTGCAGTCTAAATACCAGCAGGCTTTGACACAAAGACAACGTGGTAGCCAGAATAAACCAGGAACGTCCCAACATAGGAGACAAGCTGGGGACACAGCTCCTGGAAATGTCCAAGAATTGGATGTCTCACCTCTGTCACCTAATGTTCAGGAGAGCAAAACAGTTGACACGCTGCAAGAAGACAGTGTGTCCAAAGTATCTGCTGCTGAAACCATGGAGATGGCCCAGGCTGGTGGTGATGCAGGGGCCTCTCTAGACTCTGACAGGACAAAAGAGAGCGACCTTGCGGAGGCCTTGCAGAGGGTCACTCTGTCTGACCACTCAACTGGCTCAAGTGGATCCCCTAAAGACACATTCAACAGACCTGCTACTGGCAACCCCTtccttggaaggcagccacagaaGAAACCACACTACATAGAAGTCCTGGAGAGGACTGAGAAGGACCCGGCTATGAGGAGACAGAAGTATAAGCCTAATCA GTTTGCCCACAACACAGATGGCTCCCCGTCAGGGTCTCTGTCACCCAGCCAATCTCCTGGAGGCTTATTACCATCACCGGTGCTCTCCGTTGAGGCCAGGAGGGAGCGAGACAGGAAGCACATTGACGACATCACTGCTGCCAGGCTCCcactgctccactacaaccctgccCAGCTGCTGACACTGGAGCAGTCAGCTGACCTGCTACTCGAACAGACCAGGAAACACCAG GAGTTGCAGGCCAAGCTGGCAGCCCAGAAGCTGTCTGAGGGGCTGAGGTTCAGCACAGGGAGCTATGTTGTGGAAGGGGGCCCGCTGGGCGCCTACAGGGAGGTTCATGACGACGGAGCCCAGCTCTCCTCAGAGGAAGACTAA